In one window of Tellurirhabdus rosea DNA:
- a CDS encoding DUF1353 domain-containing protein, translating to MESITAQYIGTEKRPYLWQIKEPVTVELPAGETITIPAGYTTNFASIPKALHSLFSVMGPGLSIAALVHDYMYDKRMYEKELGEELARQRADAAFLFLMNKYSPGTKGRNKLFYRAVRIFGRGMWRKNE from the coding sequence ATGGAGTCGATAACAGCACAATACATAGGAACCGAAAAGCGGCCGTACCTCTGGCAGATCAAGGAGCCGGTAACGGTCGAACTTCCTGCAGGCGAAACGATAACCATTCCGGCCGGATACACAACCAACTTTGCCAGTATCCCGAAAGCACTCCATTCCCTGTTTTCGGTGATGGGTCCAGGACTGAGCATTGCCGCCCTGGTACATGACTACATGTATGATAAGCGGATGTACGAAAAGGAACTTGGGGAAGAGTTGGCCAGGCAAAGAGCAGACGCGGCCTTTCTGTTCCTGATGAACAAATACAGTCCTGGTACCAAAGGCCGGAACAAACTGTTTTACCGGGCCGTCCGGATTTTCGGGCGGGGAATGTGGCGAAAAAATGAGTAG